A window from Lolium rigidum isolate FL_2022 unplaced genomic scaffold, APGP_CSIRO_Lrig_0.1 contig_13061_1, whole genome shotgun sequence encodes these proteins:
- the LOC124680338 gene encoding transmembrane protein 184A → MDWAAVAYTAAALLCAAAATVIALGHIYRHLLHYAEPIFQRFIVRIIFMVPVYAVMSFISLILPDNAIYFTSIREMYDAWVIYNFFSLCLAWVGGPGAVVVSLNGKTLKPSWFLMTCCFPAIPLDGRFIRRCKQGCLQFVILKPILVVITFILYAKGKYEDGNFSPNQSYLYITIIYTISYSMALYALALFYAACRDLLRPYNPVPKFIIIKSVVFLTYWQGVLVFLAAKSRFIKNTEKAADLQNYVLCVEMLIAAIGHLFAFPYKEYAGPNARPSGGFRESLIHALKFNDFYHDTVHQFAPTYNEYVLYNHNEGENTPAKYPSASAVPSSRDVELAGITVIPVTSSVPSNQVDQDESMTTPIRHKVDPPGGMYDLSDLLDVDLSSYPAKVPAISDVRKQ, encoded by the exons ATGGATTGGGCGGCGGTGGCGTacacggcggcggcgctgctgtgCGCCGCGGCGGCCACCGTCATCGCGCTCGGACACATCTACCGACACCTGCTCCACTACGCCGAGCCAATCTTCCAGCGATTCATCGTCCGCATCATCTTCATGGTCCCG GTCTATGCAGTGATGTCATTCATTTCCCTTATCCTACCAGACAATGCAATATATTTTACCTCTATCCGAGAAAT GTATGATGCTTGGGTCATCTACAATTTCTTTTCGCTCTGCTTAGCATGGGTGGGAGGGCCTGGTGCTGTGGTTGTGAGCTTGAATGGCAAAACCCTGAAGCCGTCGTGGTTTCTGATGACTTgctgttttccagcgattcctctAGATGG GCGTTTTATACGGAGATGCAAACAAGGCTGTTTGCAGTTCGTTATTCTTAAGCCTATCTTGGTGGTTATTACATTCATACTCTACGCTAAAGGAAAATATGAAGATGGAAACTTCAGCCCCAATCAATCCTATTTATACATCACTATTATATACACAATCTCATATTCGATGGCGTTATATGCTCTTGCATTGTTCTATGCGGCATGCAGAGATCTACTTCGGCCATATAATCCTGTCCCAAAGTTCATCATAATCAAATCAGTGGTGTTTCTCACATACTGGCAG GGTGTCCTGGTTTTCCTTGCTGCCAAGTCTCGATTTATCAAGAACACCGAAAAGGCTGCTGATCTCCAGAACTATGTATTGTGTGTTGAGATGCTCATAGCAGCCATTGGTCACCTATTTGCCTTTCCCTACAAGGAGTATGCAGGTCCAAATGCCCGCCCGTCTGGTGGTTTCAGGGAAAGCCTTATTCATGCTTTAAAATTCAACGATTTCTACCACGACACAGTTCACCAG TTTGCTCCTACCTACAATGAATATGTGCTCTACAACCACAACGAGGGAGAGAATACACCGGCAAAGTATCCTTCTGCCAGCGCAGTGCCAAGCAGTCGGGATGTAGAGTTGGCTGGCATCACCGTGATTCCAGTGACCTCAAGCGTGCCATCAAACCAGGTAGACCAGGATGAATCGATGACCACTCCAATCAGGCACAAAGTTGACCCACCTGGAGGAATGTACGACCTCTCGGACCTGCTGGACGTGGACCTGTCTAGCTACCCGGCCAAGGTTCCTGCAATCTCTGATGTAAGAAAACAATGA
- the LOC124680339 gene encoding probable cinnamyl alcohol dehydrogenase, producing the protein MGSVDASERTATGWAARDADGHLSPYTYPLRKTGPEDVLVKVKYCGICHTDIHQAKNHFGISKYPMVPGHEVVGVVEEVGPEVSKYTVGDMVGVGGIVGCCRSCQPCNANDEQYCSKKIWTYNDVYTDGRPTQGGFSSAMVVDQKFVVKIPAGLAPEQAAPLLCAGVTAYSPLKHFGLTTPGLRGGILGLGGIGHLGVKLAKAMGHHVTVISSSGKKRAEAMDELGADEYVVSSDGDQMAAAADSLDYIIDTVPVDHPLEPYLALLQLNGKLVLMGVTPAPLSFLSHLVMMGRKTITGSFIGSMQEMEEVLQFFASKGLTSQIEVVKMDYVNQALERLERNDVRYRFVVDVAGSNIDDAA; encoded by the exons ATGGGTAGCGTCGACGCCTCGGAGAGGACGGCCACCGGGTGGGCTGCCAGGGACGCCGACGGCCACCTCTCCCCCTACACATACCCCCTCAG GAAAACAGGGCCTGAAGATGTGCTGGTGAAGGTTAAGTATTGCGGCATCTGCCACACTGACATTCACCAGGCCAAGAACCACTTTGGGATTTCCAAGTACCCCATGGTCCCTGG GCATGAGGTGGTAGgcgtggtggaggaggtcgggcCGGAGGTGAGCAAGTACACCGTTGGCGACATGGTCGGCGTGGGCGGGATCGTCGGGTGCTGCCGCAGTTGCCAGCCTTGCAATGCCAACGACGAGCAGTACTGCAGCAAGAAGATCTGGACGTACAACGACGTCTACACCGACGGCAGGCCGACGCAGGGCGGCTTCTCCTCTGCCATGGTCGTCGACCAGAA GTTTGTGGTGAAGATCCCAGCCGGGCTGGCGCCGGAGCAGGCGGCGCCGCTGCTGTGCGCCGGCGTGACGGCGTACAGCCCGCTGAAGCACTTCGGCCTGACGACCCCAGGCCTCCGCGGCGGCATCCTGGGGCTGGGCGGCATCGGCCACCTGGGCGTGAAGCTGGCAAAGGCCATGGGCCACCACGTGACGGTGATCAGCTCGTCGGGCAAGAAGCGCGCCGAGGCCATGGACGAGCTGGGcgcggacgagtacgtcgtcagcTCTGACGGGGACcagatggccgccgccgccgactcgcTGGACTACATCATCGACACCGTGCCCGTGGACCACCCGCTGGAGCCCTACCTGGCGCTGCTCCAGCTGAACGGCAAGCTGGTCCTGATGGGCGTGACCCCGGCGCCGCTCAGCTTCCTGTCCCACCTGGTGATGATGGGGCGGAAGACCATCACCGGCAGCTTCATCGGGAGCatgcaggagatggaggaggtgcTCCAGTTCTTCGCCAGCAAGGGGCTCACCTCGCAGATCGAGGTCGTCAAGATGGACTACGTTAACCAGGCGCTCGAGAGGCTCGAGCGCAACGACGTCAGGTACCGCTTTGTCGTCGACGTCGCCGGGAGCAACATTGACGACGCCGCCTGA
- the LOC124680336 gene encoding SPX domain-containing protein 4, translated as MKFGKDFRNHLEGTLPDWKDKYLAYKALKKLIKTLPPDADADQPPLPPPPPAGDGDGAAAADEGLGFGDVALGNWFARILDVELQKLNDFYIEREEWYVIRLQVLKERIERVKAKKNNAFASRAEFTEEMLEIRRDFVLIHGEMILLQTYSSLNFAGLVKILKKYDKRTGGVLSLPFTQRARHEPFFTTEPLRRLVRECEVNLELLFPVEEEVLEAGSSSKLQSHNTVGSHDPASSYDTETSKVYQSTLAAMKAIEGLKKASSTYNALSLSRFFNGEDGEACSGAITSESSLLDSLTDSHVEDADKDGKEVQSKDQSAAQTDHNTEADRRGG; from the exons ATGAAGTTCGgcaaggatttccggaaccacctGGAGGGCACGCTGCCGGACTGGAAGGACAAGTACCTCGCCTACAAGGCCCTCAAGAAGCTCATCAAGACGCTGCcccccgacgccgacgccgaccagccccctcttcctcctcctcctcccgccggggATGGGGACGGAGCCGCGGCGGCGGACGAGGGGCTCGGGTTCGGGGACGTGGCGCTGGGGAACTGGTTCGCCAGGATCCTCGACGTCGAGCTCCAAAAGCTCAACGACTTCTACATCGAGAGGGAGGAGTGGTACGTCATCCGCCTCCAG GTGCTCAAGGAGAGGATTGAGCGAGTCAAAGCCAAGAAGAATAATGCTTTTGCTTCCAGGGCTGAGTTCACTGAAGAGATGCTAGAGATACGTAGAGATTTTGTGCTCATACACGGCGAAATGATACTTTTGCAGACCTACAGTTCCCTAAATTTTGCTG GGCTAGTGAAGATACTGAAGAAGTATGACAAAAGAACAGGCGGCGTGCTCAGCCTACCTTTCACTCAACGCGCTCGTCACGAACCATTCTTCACCACTGAACCCTTAAGAAGGCTTGTTAGAGAATGTGAGGTTAACCTTGAACTCCTTTTCCCGGTCGAAGAAGAAGTACTCGAGGCTGGTTCCTCTTCAAAGCTGCAGTCTCACAATACTGTGGGTAGTCATGACCCAGCGTCATCTTATGACACAGAAACCTCGAAGGTGTACCAAAGCACACTCGCAGCAATGAAAGCGATAGAGGGCCTTAAGAAGGCCAGCTCTACTTATAATGCCCTCTCTCTTTCTAGATTCTTCAATGGAGAGGACGGTGAAGCTTGTTCTGGCGCTATCACTTCTGAGAGCTCGCTGTTAGATTCCTTGACAGATTCCCACGTTGAAGATGCCGATAAGGATGGTAAAGAGGTGCAATCAAAGGACCAGAGCGCTGCTCAAACCGACCATAACACTGAAGCGGATCGACGCGGTGGATAA